From the genome of Ziziphus jujuba cultivar Dongzao chromosome 6, ASM3175591v1, one region includes:
- the LOC132804272 gene encoding late embryogenesis abundant protein EMB564-like: MASKQERKELDQRAREGETVVKGGTGGKSLEAQEHLAEGRKKGGLSTMDKSGKERAAEEGFRLDESMYNKTKNN; encoded by the exons atggcatCAAAACAGGAAAGGAAAGAACTTGACCAAAGGGCAAGGGAGGGAGAGACTGTTGTAAAAGGCGGAACTGGTGGGAAAAGCCTGGAGGCTCAGGAACACCTTGCTGAAG GACGCAAGAAAGGCGGGCTTAGCACCATGGACAAGTCTGGAAAAGAGCGTGCTGCTGAAGAAGGGTTTCGGCTTGATGAATCCATGTACaacaaaacaaagaataattag